In Prunus dulcis chromosome 2, ALMONDv2, whole genome shotgun sequence, a single genomic region encodes these proteins:
- the LOC117618826 gene encoding leucine-rich repeat extensin-like protein 3, whose amino-acid sequence MATQPARPWFRLGSMVRPATTPAPAPTPAPAPVVRPAFRPLTPAPEPTPTPPPAPTPTPAPTTTAPPPPPAAAAQPPPPPAVTAPPPPPPAVAAPPPPPPAVAAQPPPPPAVAAQPPPPPAAAAPPPPTAVLMRRPPPPAATPAPPPPATSTTASVPPSPISKAASSSVPSSPGIRVGIAPSSSVAPSPDRNKVTKASTPTTDSVPSSPSYKPQTTTTSPPKPTIFSAPAKSPPESKPQPPQTYSPPKPTATTISATAREPYNAPSPRTIRPAATKTPPQSPKIKPIAPPPSPFTLPPSQLKPSTSDQTEQPRIPMEAEQKTVLVQQKTIDHPKPRDLRESLKPSINAHGSKHEGETKERAITRKKPASDTSDHEAGGMRVITIAGENRGAFMELKQSPQKHGLGEQSQYLCKKGNGKTVTGTQSDQNNSSSSSSSGEEGKGKSKSKDKSLKAGKAAGKSASAQPTRAFMNSNVQGINNSIVYNTSLTHHDPGVHLAFSRKPSGDGFEAKSLVNGRHS is encoded by the coding sequence ATGGCAACCCAACCTGCCCGTCCATGGTTTCGGCTAGGCTCCATGGTCCGTCCGGCCACCACCCCTGCCCCTGCACCAACCCCTGCCCCGGCACCCGTGGTTAGACCTGCATTCAGGCCATTGACTCCTGCACCTGAACCAACCCCAACTCCACCACCAGCTCCAACCCCAACTCCAGCACCCACCACCACAGCTCCGCCACCACCTCCTGCAGCCGCTGCTcagccaccaccacctcctgcTGTCACTGctccgccaccaccacctcctgcCGTCGCTGctccgccaccaccacctccgGCCGTCGCTGCTCAGCCGCCACCACCTCCGGCCGTCGCTGCTcagccaccaccacctcctgcCGCTGCTGCTCCACCGCCTCCTACTGCCGTTCTTATGCGTCGGCCACCACCACCTGCGGCAACTCCAGCACCACCTCCTCCTGCGACTAGTACTACTGCATCAGTTCCACCATCACCAATTTCAAAAGCAGCATCTTCTTCAGTGCCATCATCTCCTGGAATCAGGGTTGGTATAGCCCCATCTTCTTCAGTGGCACCATCTCCTGATAGGAACAAGGTCACTAAAGCTTCAACTCCTACTACTGATTCAGTGCCAAGTTCTCCATCCTATAAACCACAAACTACTACTACTTCTCCACCAAAACCCACCATCTTTTCAGCCCCTGCAAAGTCTCCTCCAGAATCTAAACCACAGCCACCACAAACTTATTCTCCACCAAAACCGACAGCCACCACCATTTCAGCCACTGCTAGGGAGCCTTATAATGCCCCATCTCCCAGAACCATTAGGCCAGCTGCCACTAAGACCCCACCTCAGTCGCCAAAGATCAAACCAATTGCCCCACCACCCTCTCCTTTCACTCTCCCACCCTCTCAGCTAAAGCCCAGCACTTCAGACCAAACTGAGCAACCCAGGATTCCCATGGAGGCAGAGCAGAAAACAGTGCTGGTCCAACAAAAGACCATTGATCATCCAAAACCCAGAGACTTACGCGAGTCTCTCAAGCCAAGCATCAATGCCCACGGTTCAAAGCATGAAGGAGAAACCAAAGAGAGAGCTATAACTCGCAAGAAGCCTGCATCAGACACCTCTGATCATGAGGCAGGAGGCATGAGGGTCATAACCATTGCAGGGGAAAACAGAGGAGCTTTCATGGAACTCAAACAATCTCCTCAGAAACATGGACTTGGGGAGCAATCTCAGTATCTTTGCAAGAAAGGCAATGGAAAAACGGTGACTGGGACTCAATCTGATCAGAACaatagcagcagcagcagcagcagtggTGAGGAAGGCAAAGGCAAGAGCAAAAGTAAGGACAAAAGTCTCAAAGCAGGGAAGGCTGCAGGGAAATCAGCATCAGCACAGCCTACAAGGGCATTCATGAACAGCAATGTTCAAGGCATCAACAACTCCATTGTCTACAACACTTCCCTCACTCACCATGATCCTGGGGTCCACCTTGCTTTCTCTAGGAAGCCCAGTGGGGATGGATTTGAGGCCAAGAGCCTTGTCAATGGCCGCCACAGTTAG
- the LOC117619335 gene encoding uncharacterized protein LOC117619335, which translates to MKIFNWVHKRLHQRVVKDGFAGNAKKSELETNDKDTQAFLKQVGLVNVDGLDGWRDGILTIGTFGFDPLKPSTHQNEYVVLESEEDDQESHGFSHSGNDDDDDDDDDDEHYDHSVEDEELNPLMFTTFEHSFEDIGSNFDAIVEKPADVILTVDGVPLTPFEGSSEISTKPDQSANDQSKNKKGQRITLADLFQADVPDVGQLKLDSGKVEPEMEKKMNARTRSGLAFAKKLIPRVKDDSSPIKNMQRLMRRMLKRKIHPAELEVKIHKSDGQKQPSAVELISNVENDAYESVSLLPIQGAPCVH; encoded by the exons ATGAAG ATCTTCAACTGGGTTCATAAGAGGCTTCATCAAAGGGTCGTCAAGG ATGGGTTTGCTGGGAATGCGAAAAAGAGTGAACTGGAAACCAATGACAAGGACACACAAGCATTTCTCAAACAAGTTGGCCTTGTTAATGTGGATGGGCTTGATGGTTGGAGGGATGGCATTTTAACTATAGGCACCTTTGGTTTCGACCCCCTAAAACCCTCTACCCACCAAAACGAATATGTCGTTCTGGAGAGCGAAGAGGACGATCAGGAAAGCCATGGATTTTCACACAGTggtaatgatgatgatgatgatgatgatgatgatgatgaacaTTATGATCATAgtgttgaagatgaagaacTGAACCCTTTAATGTTTACAACATTTGAACACAGCTTTGAGGATATTGGGTCAAATTTTGATGCCATTGTTGAGAAACCAGCTGATGTGATCCTGACCGTTGATGGTGTCCCTCTTACTCCATTTGAGGGGTCCAGTGAAATCAGTACTAAACCTGATCAGAGTGCTAATGATCAGAGCAAGAATAAGAAAGGTCAGAGAATTACACTGGCTGACTTGTTCCAGGCTGATGTTCCTGATGTTGGTCAACTGAAGCTTGACTCTGGCAAGGTCGAGCCagaaatggagaaaaaaatgaatGCCAGAACAAGGAGTGGCCTAGCATTTGCCAAGAAACTCATCCCTCGCGTCAAAGATGATTCAAGTCCAATCAAAAATATGCAACGA CTGATGAGGAGGATGTTGAAGAGGAAGATCCATCCAGCTGAGCTTGAAGTCAAGATTCACAAATCAGATGGCCAGAAGCAGCCCAGTGCGGTAGAGCTCATCTCCAATGTCGAAAATGATGCTTATGAATCGGTTTCTTTGCTTCCAATTCAAG GTGCCCCTTGTGTGCACTGA
- the LOC117619547 gene encoding cytochrome b5, with amino-acid sequence MASDSQVYHFDEVAKHNHKKDCWIIISGKVYDVTPFLEDHPGGDEVLLLAVEKDATDDFNDVGHSDSAKEQMEKFYVGKVDTSTIPEQPSYKLPAQTTPPSGQSSGFVVKLLQFLLPLLILGAAFALQYYGKKK; translated from the exons ATGGCTTCAGATTCTCAAGTTTATCATTTCGATGAGGTGGCCAAGCACAACCACAAGAAAGATTGCTGGATCATAATCTCTGGAAAG GTTTACGATGTCACCCCTTTTTTGGAGGATCACCCTGGGGGCGACGAAGTGTTGCTATTAGCAGTCG AGAAAGATGCAACAGATGATTTTAATGATGTGGGCCACAGTGATTCTGCGAAGGAGCAGATGGAAAAATTTTATGTAGGCAAGGTTGACACATCCACCATACCAGAACAGCCAAGTTACAAGCTTCCTGCTCAAACAACTCCTCCATCCGGGCAATCTTCTGGATTTGTGGTAAAGCTGTTACAGTTTCTGCTGCCCTTGTTGATCTTGGGGGCTGCATTTGCTCTGCAATACTACGGGAAGAAGAAGTAG